Within Hydra vulgaris chromosome 02, alternate assembly HydraT2T_AEP, the genomic segment CAATgagttaaaaaagtattttaatcaACGATTTTGTACTTAATCTAAATTCATCGAGAGGTtccaaatttcattaaaaaatcttttagtattCAAAAGTTACAATTAAGCAAAATTAGCAACCTCCCTTTATTTTCGGGTTTGAAAAGCTTcacaaaattataactttgatataaatttgaaaagtatcaaattcttttatttagaaTGAAATAGTGAATTAAAACATTCTGATAACTCTTTGTTCTACATTTGGTAAGCTAGGTAATAACtttttggagttttttattCCCAGATTCCGCaacttattgaaaaacattctcatttgaaaTAAGCATCAAAATACTTAAGTTTAAAGTGTGCGTTTTGCTTGCTAGTGTCATtttatggataaaaaaattcttggtACGAGTTTGCAACTacaataatttgataaaaagtataaattctattaaatttatctatcgcttttataatattttaatttattttttaggggAAGAGCGTTTTTCTGAAGGAATAGGTTATTATTCTCAAACTCCAGTTCATACCGTCATTTATGCTGTATATGCAATTGCTGACTCTCTTGAGCTTCTCATTAATCATATATGCAACATTCGTAAGGTTCATATGAAAGACTTCAAAGagtgttttttaaatgcaagcCTTCGTGATACTTACTCAGACTATGTTCGACTACTTTTAAACTGGTTATCTTACTCAGATGGTACTTTAGATGACTTTAAAACTCCATTCTTAAGAATTAATAGAACGATAAAGTACGATATTCATCAGTTCTTATTCactgaaaaaaagtataaaaatgtattaaaaggAAGTTGGGAATTATATCGACCCAATTTGAATTTATCACCTGAAGAAGTTCTTTATAGTACTCGGCCCAAGTTTACATTTGTAACTGATGATATTATATCTTTAGTTCCTATTATATTGTGTAGTGATCCGTGTCCTTTAGGTGAAATCAGAATTAAAGAAACAAGTTTACAAAAGTCAATGTGTTGCTGGAAATGTCAGAAATGCCAAGATAGTAGTATTTCCCATAATGATTCATGTGTCCCATGtggcaaaaaagaaaaagtagagTTAAATAAATGCAAAGCTATACCAGAAATAGAAGCTTCTTTTACTGGTGCATgtggcaactttttttttatatatatagtgctgATTATTGTTGGTCTATGCTTAGTTTTAGGTGTAACTGGtttattcattaattttaaaagtaatcgCATTGTTAGTTGCTCAGGACGAGATTTAAATTGCCTAATTTTAGTCGGTATCAAGATATTATTTTGCTGCCCTATTGCTTACATGATTCGCCCTTCAACATTGTCATGTGTTTTTAGAGAATTATTGCCTGGTATGGGGTTTTTAATGTGTTATACACCGTTATTTTCTCGAACGCATCAGATATACAAATCATATGTCTGTGGAAAAACCTCTGTATCTAAGCCAGCATCACATCCAATATTTCAAGCGTTTGTTGTGTTTGGCCTAGTTTTTGTTCAAGTTCTGATTTCTATTCTGcggtttgttttaaatttgcctaATCCTAATTTTGTTGAATCGCCCAATAaagatttcattatttttcagtGCAACAGTATGACAAACTTCGTGTCGTTactagtaaatttatttataagtgtTGTTACTATGGGTCTGTGCACTTTTAATGCATTCAGAATACGACATTTTccaaaaaacaacaatgaagCTCAACATATTGGTGTTACAATGTATATTAGTTGTCTTATATGGGGTGTATTTCTACCATCATACTATCTTAATTCAGAAAAGGAACTTTTTTTAAGTGAGTTATTAATAAGCGCTCTTTGTATATTTCTTGGATATTTAACACTTATcggtttatttataaataaggtCAGATTGCTGCTATGTCCGTTGCCTTCTGACAACAATTTAAACAATCAACAAATGCTTTCACTGCATACtatataattatcattattatttgtgtCATTATTATTATGTGTATCATTACTATTGTGtcattattttttactgtttaaacaattgtttttcaattacTATTTACTTCGCGCCTTATGCTATTGTCATTTCacgtagaaaaaaaaattataaccaaaaaaatcatACAACTGCACAGATTTGGTCGCGGTTTGGCACAAGTGACAAATCTTCGTGCCGCTGAAAAAAAAGTGCCGCTAAagcaaaatttaactttaattgaaccaattatttttactactaaTTAGGGATGTACCGGATTTCCGTTCCGGCCGGAATTTGTGATTTTGAGGTCATCCCGGTTCCGGCCagaattattatattacagGCAGTAATGccggaatttattttttactttatttaagacATGTGACCcagactgtgtaaattaaatcaaaaaatcattgtccTACAGGGCAATGAAAAAGAATGGGTAAACCttagtaaaaaatacaaaatctaaTCAAATATAATGTAATTTTAGATAAAGCTACAGTTTAGcgctttaaataaattttatttttccgcttGTTGCGCTCTAGTTAGTGGAGagtttttaaacagaaattttatttgaaataataaaagaaaatgattgATGCCCTATACCAAATCCTCAgttaatgtagcagcacttccttgtagaAGTAGGCTAAAAGATGTAGTCGATGTAGCACCATTTCCTTGTAGCAGGCTATAAGATTGCTAAAAGATAATTGATGTAGtagcactcccttgtagcagcaggctataacatagtcgatgtatgtactaaacCCAATAAATATTGCTTATATCAAAAAGTCACCACTTTGAGCAAGTCTCCACATAAAAGCGCAACAAGCgatacaataaaattattttaggcagCATATCTGTAGCTTtgtctaattttatttgcagtaatcaCTTATGTAAAGCTTTCGAAAACTTTGTGAGCATTGTGGTGCGAAAAGAGCTGCTATCCATTTTTGGGCAACAAACAAGatctttttcatcaaaaatgttacctgCCTCTAACAttctcatttttaatgttttttaacttttaaatagttaaaaagtataggatgcctaatacagtaaatatatatatatatatatatatatatatatatatatatatatatatatatatatatatatatatatatatatatattttatattctaaatatatattatgcagCCACGATGCTGAGGTGTAGGCTTTCACTTTCAATCAAAATggtaaaaaactacataaatataATTCTCGCTCCGGCCggatttttttcaacaaatccGGTTCTGGCCAGATTTTGCCGAATTCGTTGAAAAATTGGACTTTCAAAATTTCCAcacatttccttttttttttctacaccCCTACTactgataaaattatatttttcaaaatgttatttgCGCTGTCACCTATGTATCAAATTACAAAAAggtgtttaaaagagaaaaaatgcattttactgcatattttttctttagtatcGTATGAAGACAGaaacaattattttactatGTTTTATCAGGCATATAAATACTGATACCGCCACCTCTGGCCTACGCAATTATTCGCTAAAGGGTGAAAACAGTCACTTAATcagttaaaattattagttgttTATTAGTCTCACCTCTCATCAATGCCTGTCAAGTTAGAGAGCATCCGATATTGAGTTCTAGTTTTGAAGCACCTTATGTGATACACTCTTCCTTTTGAATGTTCAAACGACTTTTCTACAAGTGATAGTATTTATGTAACTTTTAacgtaaatttaaatgtatgtTGTAACTTTAGACTCTAatattatataagtaatattaaatatttataagtttgattaaaaattaaaaaaaaaaaacctttgaacttaaattaaaaaaacacctGTAACGTGTGATGCGGAAGTTATCGGACAAAATAAAAACGTCagtaacttatttataaataaaaaaacaaactactattgtattttttttaaataaaacatttatcttttaataaaaatatattattttatatatgaaaaaacacCACCATCTGCAATTGATCTCAATTTTTCTCTGACGCCTTTCATATTcgactttaaaaagtttaaatcaatTTCTTGTAGTTTTAGTTTAATGCGTTCAATCAAAACTTGCTCTGTTGAAGCTTGCCAATCTCCCTCGTAAACCTTCTGTGCCAAATGTCcccaaaaattttcaattggtCGTGCTTGAGGCACATTTGGGGGATTGGATTCTTTATCAACGTAATAGACATATTGATCCATCCAATTTAGAGAATCTTTAGAATAATGAGAACTTGCTAAATCTGgccaaaataaatagttaaagtCTCCATGATACTTGTGAATAAATGGAAGAAGTCGTTTTTCCAaacattcattaatatagattGATGAATTGATTGCTACAGCCTTGGAAGTGCGAAACAATGCTTCGGACATACCACGGTCAGATATGGCTATCcacattaacaatttttttggaaatttttcttttcctaTAAAACGAACACTTTCTAGGCAtgtctttttgttgtttgtGTAGTATCCAGAATTTCCAGGCATGTTGTCCCCtgcaaaacaaaagtatttttcgtCATCGATGACTAGAAGCGATTTTGTGTTATAGAGTTGGTTAACTAGTTTCCTGCTTCTTTTCTTTGCATTTATTTGTTGTTCTATAGTGTATTTTGAAGTCTTTTCAcgttttctatattttttaatattcattttttttaactgacgACTAACTGTCGATTGATTTACACCGAATTTAATACCTATTTTTCTCTGACATAACATGATGGGATTTTAGtagtaaaacaattgtttttgttGGTTAGGTCAAGTTAAAATTACTTAGCAATGTGTGTAGCAAATAActtgctttatttatattattaaagaattagagttttaattaatttatctctTTTTCTTCGTTTAGTACCCGTGCCAATATGTGT encodes:
- the LOC105847451 gene encoding metabotropic glutamate receptor 3 isoform X4, which gives rise to MMYQAMKYAVNVVNRANNASFLHGYKLAIHEVFDVNDIPDLQQKILKTFLDRIPFLIGPYSAQSSFIASTLTSVFNTVAISYSSSCSFFDNRKLETILRTVPSDKFRVQVALDLLQKLKWNYVVVISSYRYDGEFDAAQFINQLSSINICLEAEIGLPYHPTKSVYESVFQNLFGGNFENKERRRSIGLILFTNKQDTSAIFSLIQEHNLKNNLAIICIYGCTNYVEITQGKEATLNGTLSLDIAYDRIQGFENYYLNLNPNDEPDPELKTVWENIFNCSLSTNNASKSLCTGEERFSEGIGYYSQTPVHTVIYAVYAIADSLELLINHICNIRKVHMKDFKECFLNASLRDTYSDYVRLLLNWLSYSDGTLDDFKTPFLRINRTIKYDIHQFLFTEKKYKNVLKGSWELYRPNLNLSPEEVLYSTRPKFTFVTDDIISLVPIILCSDPCPLGEIRIKETSLQKSMCCWKCQKCQDSSISHNDSCVPCGKKEKVELNKCKAIPEIEASFTGACGNFFFIYIVLIIVGLCLVLGVTGLFINFKSNRIVSCSGRDLNCLILVGIKILFCCPIAYMIRPSTLSCVFRELLPGMGFLMCYTPLFSRTHQIYKSYVCGKTSVSKPASHPIFQAFVVFGLVFVQVLISILRFVLNLPNPNFVESPNKDFIIFQCNSMTNFVSLLVNLFISVVTMGLCTFNAFRIRHFPKNNNEAQHIGVTMYISCLIWGVFLPSYYLNSEKELFLSELLISALCIFLGYLTLIGLFINKVRLLLCPLPSDNNLNNQQMLSLHTI
- the LOC105847451 gene encoding metabotropic glutamate receptor 3 isoform X3 yields the protein MPKKIGLAVCLKVSVFLILVSESHVFAEVIRGNGTFLLNGIFPIGSDGGLNIQSGFMMYQAMKYAVNVVNRANNASFLHGYKLAIHEVFDVNDIPDLQQKILKTFLDRIPFLIGPYSAQSSFIASTLTSVFNTVAISYSSSCSFFDNRKLETILRTVPSDKFRVQVALDLLQKLKWNYVVVISSYRYDGEFDAAQFINQLSSINICLEAEIGLPYHPTKSVYESVFQNLFGGNFENKERRRSIGLILFTNKQDTSAIFSLIQEHNLKNNLAIICIYGCTNYVEITQGKEATLNGTLSLDIAYDRIQGFENYYLNLNPNDEPDPELKTVWENIFNCSLSTNNASKSLCTGEERFSEGIGYYSQTPVHTVIYAVYAIADSLELLINHICNIRKVHMKDFKECFLNASLRDTYSDYVRLLLNWLSYSDGTLDDFKTPFLRINRTIKYDIHQFLFTEKKYKNVLKGSWELYRPNLNLSPEEVLYSTRPKFTFVTDDIISLVPIILCSDPCPLGEIRIKETSLQKSMCCWKCQKCQDSSISHNDSCVPCGKKEKVELNKCKAIPEIEASFTGACGNFFFIYIVLIIVGLCLVLGVTGLFINFKSNRIVSCSGRDLNCLILVGIKILFCCPIAYMIRPSTLSCVFRELLPGMGFLMCYTPLFSRTHQIYKSYVCGKTSVSKPASHPIFQAFVVFGLVFVQVLISILRFVLNLPNPNFVESPNKDFIIFQCNSMTNFVSLLVNLFISVVTMGLCTFNAFRIRHFPKNNNEAQHIGVTMYISCLIWGVFLPSYYLNSEKELFLSELLISALCIFLGYLTLIGLFINKVRLLLCPLPSDNNLNNQQMLSLHTI
- the LOC136075935 gene encoding uncharacterized protein LOC136075935, translating into MLCQRKIGIKFGVNQSTVSRQLKKMNIKKYRKREKTSKYTIEQQINAKKRSRKLVNQLYNTKSLLVIDDEKYFCFAGDNMPGNSGYYTNNKKTCLESVRFIGKEKFPKKLLMWIAISDRGMSEALFRTSKAVAINSSIYINECLEKRLLPFIHKYHGDFNYLFWPDLASSHYSKDSLNWMDQYVYYVDKESNPPNVPQARPIENFWGHLAQKVYEGDWQASTEQVLIERIKLKLQEIDLNFLKSNMKGVREKLRSIADGGVFSYIK